One Bythopirellula goksoeyrii genomic window, GGCATCTTGATCGCAGGCTTCAATATGCCTTCACTCCAATTACTTCTCGAGAAACGTGTGCTACGTTCCCTGCGAGTCGTGGTCGGCGGCGAAATGGCCCAGCTCCAGGATCCAGTTTACAAACAATTCGATCCTCACATCATCACTCACTGCATCGTCCCTCTAGAAATTCTCTTCACGGCCGAAGGGAGTCTGTTTGCAGTTCCTGAGACCACGCTTGATTACGCGGTGCTGAACTAACCCTCCATACAAAGTTCATCGGGCCAGTTGATTTTTCTGACGAGAGTGGTAGCGGCAACTTGGTCCGGGTCAATAAAATCTTCCCCGGCAGTGGTGGGTTGCTCGATCACCCGCACCACTTGCTCTTGGTGGAGGGCTTCGTAGAGTGGCCGGAGCCGGTCCCCCTGGATCCGAATCGCATGTTCTCCCAGGGAAACATAGATCGCATGCTTGTAATGGCGCACCAGGGACAGACGCCCATAGGCTACGGACAAGCTTTGTCCATCTCGTTTTTCAAAACTGATGCGTAAGTTCCGTGAATCACTCGTTTCATAAGCGCCGGTCGTTTGTTTCTCCGACCCCAAGAATCGCTCAAAGACCTGGCTCCCGTGGTTGGGCTTTACGTTTTCGTGCATCGTCGATCTCCCGTGGTAAAGTGGACTGCTGCTCGGCAACGTGCCCTAGATCAGCAGCATTTTTGAATCGCTCGGTTTTCTGTATCTCCTCAGCTAGCTTCTGTTTGTCGTCGGTGAAGATGGTCGCTTCCTGTTTGGCTCGGGAGACGGAGACATAGAATTGTTCGGCGTTGTTGGCCAGGGAACCAGCCTGTTGGGCAATCAATACTTTCTTGGTGGTTTTGCCTTGAGCTGCGTGGCTTGTTTTCACGTAGGCATGATCCCAATGGCCGTAGTCGTGCCTCACCACCCAATCGTTCATCAAGACAATATCCTCCCCGTCAAAACCTTTCACCTCATATTCGCTCCCACTGCGCAGCGCATGCGTTTGGTTTTTGGTTTTACCTTGATGGGTAATGCAAATCGGATCGCCGCGGGCCAGCTTCCTTTCGACCTCGGCATAGACATCGAAACGATCCCCCTGGTCGAGATTCAAGGCACGCGGAGGTTGGCCAGGACGATGCATCCACACATTGCCCCGCGCATCGACACGCTTCACGACGGCTCGGCTGCCGGCCTGGAATCCGTGCATGTTCTGATAGAAGCAGACGACCCGACCTGGTTGGTAAGAACAGGGCAGCTTGCGCTCGGCTTCGGTAAGTTCCACCGATTGCAGACACGCAAAGGTCCGTTCGGTGCCGGATAACCAGCGGGCCTCCCAGAGTTCGGCGCGAATGGCTTCAGTCAGCCTTTCTTTCTCTTGGTGCGTGGGGGAGATGGCCAGCGGTCGAGCATGGATCGAGCTCTGGTTGCCTACCACGGAGCGGCGGAATTCTGCGGCAATCTGCTGATAGGCCTGCTTGGGCTCCAGCTCCTTCACCCAGCCAAGTCGATCGAGGTCGGCGTAGGCACGACTCAATTTCCCCTGGCTGAGGTGATGCACAATCTGCTGGTACTCCCCTTGCTGGCGACGGATCTCGGTGAGTTCCACCGGAGCGATGCCATGGTCCCTGAGCAGCTTGAGCGGACTGCCACGCAAGACCGACGAATGTTGCGTTTCGTCTCCTGTTAAGATCAGGCGGGTGTTTTGCTGCTGGGCCAGTTCAAAGATCTGGCCCATCGTTCGCGTCCCCACCAGCCCGATTTCATCGATCCAGAGCGTGCCATTTTTGAGCTGGGGATGTTGCTGAGTATGAATGAGCAGGCGTTGAATGGTTTGAGCCTGCGGGAACCCCTCTTTTTTGAGCATTTCCGCGGCATCGATGGAAGGAGCGGTCACCAACACTTTTCCTCCTTGGGACTGCTCGATTTCCTGAACCACCTGTTGCATGAGAAACGTTTTACCGCTCCCAGCCACACCACGTAGCACCGAGACTTGATCTTCTGAGGCGAGAATCGCGCGGGCTGCCAGCTGCTGGGAGGGTGAAAGTCTCGTCAGCGAAAAGTGTTCCCCCAGCGAGAAGGGACCATACTTCTCCACCCCCTGACGAGCAAACTCAACGAGTCGTTGTTCTTCAACCAACAGCTCCTTGGTCGTCAGATAGTCGATGCCGTCGATCTGTTTCTTGATATAATCCAGCTTCCCCAGCTGCTCGACGAGCTGCTCTCGGGTGGCCATCCCCTGAGAATGCTTCAGCGCCGTGGCCAGGAGCGCTTTTTCTCGCACGACCGAATCTCGCTCAAAACTATGCTCACGAGCAAACGCAATCGCCTCCTTGGCGTGCTGCTCGCCATGCCTTGCCATCCACGTCTTGCTGCGAGGCGCGCTTTTGGCACGAGCGATGACTTCGAGCTGCGCTGGCGTTAAGCGACTGCGCCAGAGAGGTCGCAAGTCCTGCAGGGTTAGCGATTGGGCTTTCTTCTCGCGCGTCCTGGCGCCTATTTCCGCTTTGCGTGCTGCCGCGGTGATCCCCTGTGCTTGAGCGATCGCTTCGATGTCACGGGTGCGCCGTGAGAAGCTCGCGATCATGGGGTCAGTGACGTGGGCCAGCTCAAATGATTTCCCCCCCTGGGAGGTCCGGGTTCGATATCCGGCTTCTTCCATATTTTGCCGCAGTCGACTGTGGAACAACGCCTCATAGTACGCTCCTTCGCGTTTGACATTCCCAAGCTGGATCGCTTTGCAGTGGTTCTCTATGGCGTCATGCGTGACATTAAAGGTGAAGACATGGGAGTGGATGTGCATGTCGGGAACCCCCCCCACGGGCCTGGCTGTCAGGTGGGTAAATTTGGACCACAGCAAATTGCCCGTCGTCCGGTCGTAGTTCGCCCCCCCCTTTCTCACCCGAGTTTGGACGTCCGCTTCCAGCTGACCCATGGCATAATCGACCGCCTCCTCAAAACCTGCCAAAATCTCCGGATCTTGCGCGATGCCATACTGCAAGGAAAGGCTCTTGGGGGGATGATAGTTGATGTCGTACCCCACGCGTCGATTGCTAAGGGTTTTCGGAGTCAGCGGTTTGCCTGTGACCGGGTGGCGGTTCTCACAGAGCTGGAAGAACTCTTTTTGTGCGACGGCACCTGCTAAACCCAGCGCAGCGGCGAGCTTGCCTCCCCAGACTCCTGCCAGTTCCTGTCCTTCCAGGTAATAATCCCCCCGGTCGAGGCTCTCGGTAAAGTAGTCCTTGGCGCGTTGGATTCCGGCGGCGGGTGTGATGCGTAGCATGGTGTGGGGCTGGGATTGGTGAGGCGTGAAACGCTGGTCGGTTGTGGGCGAAGCCCATCAACGGGGAGACGTCTGAGGCTTTTTTGAGTTGGTGAATCGATTATAGAAAGTCCCATTTCACAAAATGGATGCGCACGCCGTTGTGGAGAGTCACAAAATGGTGATGACTGTCTTGCGACCAGATCGATAGCACTTGTGAGAATTGGAAGCTCAACGGATAGAGCAAGTGTAAGTCAGCGCTGCGATCACAAGAGATCAACTGCGTAGAGAGTCAGCGGACCAACATGGAGCATGGGAAAATAATGGGAATGGCTATTCTGATGGGAAGCACAAGCCTTGCCTATATAGTGTTTATACCCTATACTCTACAAGAGAGCCAGGCAATGAAGCTTGGCAGGATATTTTGCAGAGGACTATGGAAAACGAAGAAAAATATGAAGGGTGGGAAAATCGTGAAACCTGGCTGGTAAATCTTCATTTGGAAAACGAAGCGTCAAGCTATCGCTACTGGCGAGAGCAAGCCGAGCAAAGTCGTAGCTCCGCAGCGAAAACGGACCAGGTACATGCTA contains:
- the mobF gene encoding MobF family relaxase; this translates as MLRITPAAGIQRAKDYFTESLDRGDYYLEGQELAGVWGGKLAAALGLAGAVAQKEFFQLCENRHPVTGKPLTPKTLSNRRVGYDINYHPPKSLSLQYGIAQDPEILAGFEEAVDYAMGQLEADVQTRVRKGGANYDRTTGNLLWSKFTHLTARPVGGVPDMHIHSHVFTFNVTHDAIENHCKAIQLGNVKREGAYYEALFHSRLRQNMEEAGYRTRTSQGGKSFELAHVTDPMIASFSRRTRDIEAIAQAQGITAAARKAEIGARTREKKAQSLTLQDLRPLWRSRLTPAQLEVIARAKSAPRSKTWMARHGEQHAKEAIAFAREHSFERDSVVREKALLATALKHSQGMATREQLVEQLGKLDYIKKQIDGIDYLTTKELLVEEQRLVEFARQGVEKYGPFSLGEHFSLTRLSPSQQLAARAILASEDQVSVLRGVAGSGKTFLMQQVVQEIEQSQGGKVLVTAPSIDAAEMLKKEGFPQAQTIQRLLIHTQQHPQLKNGTLWIDEIGLVGTRTMGQIFELAQQQNTRLILTGDETQHSSVLRGSPLKLLRDHGIAPVELTEIRRQQGEYQQIVHHLSQGKLSRAYADLDRLGWVKELEPKQAYQQIAAEFRRSVVGNQSSIHARPLAISPTHQEKERLTEAIRAELWEARWLSGTERTFACLQSVELTEAERKLPCSYQPGRVVCFYQNMHGFQAGSRAVVKRVDARGNVWMHRPGQPPRALNLDQGDRFDVYAEVERKLARGDPICITHQGKTKNQTHALRSGSEYEVKGFDGEDIVLMNDWVVRHDYGHWDHAYVKTSHAAQGKTTKKVLIAQQAGSLANNAEQFYVSVSRAKQEATIFTDDKQKLAEEIQKTERFKNAADLGHVAEQQSTLPREIDDARKRKAQPREPGL